In the Lampris incognitus isolate fLamInc1 chromosome 11, fLamInc1.hap2, whole genome shotgun sequence genome, one interval contains:
- the cep97 gene encoding centrosomal protein of 97 kDa: MGVSDLKFDKDAGPVMDLSSQGLQKLDPSFICTEDTHTLLLDHNHIMKLDHLERSPGLQQLSVASNRLVRMMGVCRLTELRVLNLPNNSIGYIEGLRDLPHLEWLNLSGNNIKVIEQLNNCVSLQHLDLSDNNISNIGDLNKLLALKTLLLHGNSITTLCTVPVHLPAHLSILSLAENEIRDLNEVSYLAPLHELEQLSIMSNPCVMATPSLPGFDYRPYIMSWCLNLKVLDGYVVSQKEGLKAEWLYSQGKGRSYRLGQHVELVHYLTSVCPLSSTPALETAEDAKLEKILSKQRFHQRQLLQQNQGGSPSPPRPTQLDVETHSPQHTVRPGGGTREGMKATPPLPASVPSDRETEPTVHFNTWMTPDPSHPSAPVIRSPRVVEEPVHLEDVQTDEDKLSGSLLSSESTFLPITPDQEPQLSHSDSEDETDTFEPDSLAPEHPALPRKPQAEKTHYPPSEKDPNVYKEAGYHSGATAGTLGVRGDPPQETPSDCGKMQVRSGSKQLEPVKCANKAFSLEKDRAAVRIQSWWRGLYTRHCHPLAKEIRSEICLRRMQDHILFLSGELQRVQKQYEEDRLQRLVQEEAVKFLWKQVQSMQHWQQSVDQQLASIKQAVTPAQGSTPGICGSALPVASITADPSGTGVSFPDSGFQTTSEQQAEQEDSFLSSGTVDSLETVRALTLVTPVCGGSSRHSPDSSLLEQYLSSIQQREEEADEGTASDRTETPQTPSPLSPSTPQYEMKSQSNSAAHNKPLQVPSEHLE; encoded by the exons ATGGGTGTCTCAGATCTGAAATTTGATAAAGATGCAG GTCCTGTGATGGATCTGTCATCCCAAGGCCTTCAGAAGTTAGATCCCAGTTTCATCTGCACTGAGGACACCCACACTCTCCTCCTGGATCATAACCATATCATGAAACTGGACCATTTGGAAAGGAGCCCAGGCCTCCAGCAA CTATCCGTGGCCAGTAACCGTCTGGTACGAATGATGGGTGTTTGCCGCCTAACAGAGCTGAGAGTTCTGAATCTGCCCAATAATAGTATTGGCTACATTGAGGGCCTGAGAGACTTACCACACCTTGAATGGCTTAACCTGTCTGGTAATAATATCAAG GTCATTGAGCAGCTGAACAATTGCGTATCTCTTCAACACCTGGACCTGTCTGACAATAACATATCTAACATTGGTGATCTGAATAAGCTGTTAGCTTTAAAG ACCCTTTTGCTCCATGGGAACAGCATCACAACACTTTGTACTGTTCCTGTCCATTTACCTGCACACCTTTCCATTCTCTCCTTGGCTGAAAATGAGATTAGGGATCTCAACGAA GTGTCATATCTGGCACCCCTCCATGAATTGGAGCAGCTCTCCATAATGAGCAACCCTTGTGTCATGGCAACCCCCTCTTTGCCTGGATTTGACTACCGACCTTATATCATGAGCTGGTGTCTAAACCTAAAGGTTCTGGATGGATATGTCGTTTCACAAAAGGAAGG TTTAAAAGCGGAGTGGCTGTACAGTCAGGGTAAAGGTCGCTCGTACCGACTGGGCCAGCATGTCGAATTGGTCCACTACTTGACCTCTGTTTGCCCCCTGAGTTCTACCCCCGCCCTAGAGACGGCAGAGGATGCCAAGCTGGAGAAGATCCTTAGTAAGCAAAG GTTTCACCAAAGGCAGCTGTTGCAGCAGAACCAGGGAGGCAGTCCAAGCCCTCCTCGCCCAACACAGCTAGACGTGGAGACACACAGTCCTCAACACACTGTTCGACCAGGAGGGGGCACCAGAGAAGGGATGAAAGCCACACCACCTTTGCCGGCCTCTGTGCcgtcagacagagagacag AGCCAACAGTACACTTCAACACCTGGATGACCCCTGACCCCTCCCATCCATCTGCCCCCGTGATTCGCAGCCCGCGGGTTGTGGAGGAGCCTGTTCATTTGGAGGACGTGCAGACAGATGAGGACAAACTGAGTGGCAGCCTGCTTTCATCAGAGTCCACCTTTTTGCCTATCACACCAGATCAGGAGCCCCAACTGAGTCACTCCGACAGCGAGGACGAGACGGACACGTTTGAGCCCGACTCCCTGGCCCCAGAGCATCCGGCGCTGCCCAGGAAACCCCAAGCTGAAAAGACACATTATCCACCTTCAGAGAAAGACCCAAATGTGTACAAGGAAGCAGGTTACCACAGCGGTGCAACAGCTGGTACCCTGGGGGTCAGAGGTGACCCACCACAAGAAACACCCTCTGACTGTGGTAAAATGCAGGTGAGATCAGGGTCCAAGCAGTTAGAGCCAGTGAAGTGTGCCAATAAAGCATTTTCCCTGGAGAAAGACAGGGCAGCCGTTCGGATCCAGTCATGGTGGAGGGGGCTGTACACTCGCCACTGCCACCCTTTGGCTAAAGAGATCCGGAGTGAAATCTGCCTGCGCCGGATGCAAGATCACATCCTCTTCCTGTCTGGAGAGTTGCAGAG GGTGCAGAAGCAATATGAGGAGGACAGGTTACAGAGACTGGTGCAGGAAGAGGCTGTGAAGTTTCTCTGGAAACAG GTCCAGTCCATGCAGCACTGGCAGCAGTCTGTTGATCAGCAGCTAGCCAGCATCAAACAAGCTGTGACCCCGGCTCAAGGCTCGACTCCCGGCATCTGTGGATCAGCTTTACCTGTTGCCTCCATTACCGCTGACCCATCTGGCACAGGCGTCTCCTTCCCAGACTCGGGCTTCCAGACGACCAGCGAGCAGCAGGCGGAGCAGGAGGACAGCTTCCTCAGCAGCGGGACAGTGGACTCCCTGGAGACAGTGCGAGCTCTGACTCTGGTAACTCCTGTCTGCGGCGGCAGCAGCAGACATAGTCCAGACAGCAGCCTTTTGGAGCAGTACCTCTCCTCCATACAGCAGAGGGAGGAGGAAGCCGATGAGGGAACGGCCAGTGATAGAACAGAAACGCCCCAGACGCCCTCACCCCTCTCTCCCAGCACACCTCAGTACGAAATGAAGAGTCAGAGCAACAGTGCAGCACACAACAAACCTCTCCAGGTCCCATCTGAACATCTGGAATAA
- the rpl24 gene encoding 60S ribosomal protein L24 encodes MKIELCSFSGYKIYPGHGRRYARIDGKVFQFLNAKCESAFLAKRNPRQINWTVLYRRKHKKGQSEEVTKKRTRRAVKFQRAITGASLAEIMAKRNQKPEVRKAQREQAIRAAKEAKKAKQATKKPSAPSAKAPTKAAPKPKIAKPMKVNAPRVGGKR; translated from the exons ATGAA GATCGAGTTGTGCAGTTTCAGCGGGTATAAAATATACCCCGGCCATGGCCGCCGTTACGCTAGGATAGACGGAAAG GTGTTCCAGTTTTTGAATGCCAAATGTGAGTCTGCCTTCCTGGCCAAGAGGAATCCTAGACAGATcaactggactgtgttgtacaggCGCAAGCATAAGAAGGGCCAGTCT GAAGAGGTAACAAAGAAGCGCACACGCCGTGCAGTGAAGTTCCAGAGGGCCATTACTGGGGCCTCCCTGGCTGAGATCATGGCCAAGAGGAACCAGAAGCCTGAGGTCCGCAAGGCCCAGCGGGAACAGGCTATCAG GGCTGCCAAGGAGGCCAAAAAGGCAAAACAGGCAACCAAGAAGCCATCTGCCCCCAGTGCAAAG GCCCCTACCAAGGCTGCGCCAAAACCCAAGATAGCAAAGCCCATGAAGGTCAACGCACCTCGTGTTGGAGGAAAACGCTAA